In the genome of Nocardia terpenica, one region contains:
- a CDS encoding MFS transporter, translating into MRPTDRVPTAAGRPGIALAAVTAVLFVTFLDTTVVSVALGDIRHELSADVMVLQWVVNAYTLVFAGLMLAGGSLGDRWGRKRVMVVGLSIFCGGSVLAALAPSVPVLIAARAIMGVGAAASEPGTLSVLRHLFPEERVRARAIGVWAAVSGLALAAGPVLGGVLVHAYGWRSIFWFNLVVGAVALAAALWSVPETADPRPEPLDWAGILLGATFFGSVIYAATTGEDRGYTAPSVIALFALGAVAFVGFVVVETRARAPMFDFRYLRLPAVRGALVVAFAVYFGIFSIFFFTALYLQVTQSYSGARTAAVFAPMAVAIIIGSLAAGAWTARHGARLLMIIGCVMGSGGILLTRQTLTGPLHDTSLAGAMAVAGFGFGIAVVPLTSAVLSGVPAEHSGMAAAITNTMRQVGSAVGVAVLGALVNSLLTSDLTTRMNELGLPAPLQPAAIDAVERGRIPQGANIGPYLPYLSKVSDVLTTGKTAFHHGLDVALLVSAVLIVAAAGFTAVDG; encoded by the coding sequence GTGAGGCCAACCGACAGGGTTCCGACCGCGGCGGGGCGACCGGGGATCGCGCTGGCGGCGGTAACGGCCGTGCTGTTCGTGACCTTTCTCGACACCACGGTCGTCAGCGTGGCGCTCGGCGATATTCGGCACGAGCTGAGTGCCGATGTGATGGTGCTGCAGTGGGTGGTCAATGCCTACACGCTGGTGTTCGCGGGGCTCATGCTGGCGGGCGGATCGCTGGGTGATCGGTGGGGGCGCAAGCGGGTCATGGTCGTCGGATTGTCGATCTTCTGTGGCGGATCGGTGCTGGCGGCGCTCGCGCCCAGCGTGCCGGTGCTCATTGCCGCTCGCGCGATCATGGGTGTGGGAGCGGCGGCGTCGGAGCCCGGCACGCTGTCGGTCCTGCGTCATCTCTTCCCGGAGGAGCGGGTTCGCGCCCGGGCGATCGGGGTGTGGGCGGCGGTGTCCGGACTGGCGCTCGCGGCGGGGCCGGTTCTGGGCGGAGTGCTGGTGCACGCGTACGGATGGCGCTCGATCTTCTGGTTCAACCTGGTGGTCGGGGCGGTCGCGCTCGCCGCCGCGCTGTGGTCGGTTCCCGAAACCGCCGACCCGCGCCCGGAACCCCTCGACTGGGCCGGAATCCTGCTCGGCGCGACCTTTTTCGGATCGGTGATCTACGCGGCGACGACCGGCGAGGATCGGGGTTACACCGCGCCCTCGGTGATCGCGCTGTTCGCGCTGGGCGCTGTCGCGTTCGTCGGCTTCGTGGTAGTCGAGACGCGGGCACGCGCTCCCATGTTCGACTTCCGGTACCTCCGCCTGCCAGCGGTACGCGGTGCACTGGTGGTCGCCTTCGCCGTCTACTTCGGCATCTTCTCGATCTTCTTCTTCACCGCATTGTATCTGCAAGTGACACAGTCGTATTCGGGCGCGCGAACGGCGGCTGTCTTCGCACCCATGGCCGTGGCGATCATCATCGGATCACTGGCCGCGGGCGCGTGGACCGCACGCCACGGTGCGCGCCTGCTCATGATCATCGGTTGCGTAATGGGTTCCGGCGGAATCCTTTTGACCCGCCAAACCCTCACCGGCCCGCTACACGACACGTCCCTGGCGGGCGCCATGGCGGTGGCCGGATTCGGATTCGGCATCGCCGTGGTGCCATTGACATCGGCCGTCCTGTCCGGCGTCCCGGCGGAACACTCCGGCATGGCCGCCGCGATAACCAACACCATGCGCCAGGTCGGCTCCGCGGTCGGCGTCGCCGTCCTCGGCGCGCTGGTGAATTCGCTCCTCACCTCGGACCTCACAACCCGCATGAACGAACTGGGCCTACCGGCCCCCTTGCAACCCGCCGCCATCGATGCCGTCGAACGCGGCCGCATCCCCCAGGGCGCGAATATCGGCCCATACCTTCCGTATCTATCGAAGGTATCCGACGTTCTCACCACGGGAAAAACGGCATTCCATCACGGACTTGATGTGGCGCTGCTGGTTTCGGCGGTATTGATAGTGGCCGCGGCGGGATTCACCGCGGTGGATGGGTAA
- a CDS encoding ArsR/SmtB family transcription factor: MPDDHGHPTEEEMDFGAILSALADPLRRAVVVALAVAPEGTERHCSSFGLPVAASTRTHHFRILREAGLVRQVDRGNARLTRLRRAELDRRFPGLLRLVVDNAPPA; the protein is encoded by the coding sequence ATGCCCGACGACCACGGCCATCCCACCGAGGAGGAGATGGACTTCGGTGCGATCCTCTCCGCTCTCGCCGATCCGCTGCGACGTGCGGTCGTCGTCGCGCTTGCCGTCGCGCCCGAGGGAACCGAACGGCACTGCAGCTCTTTCGGTTTACCGGTGGCGGCGTCGACGCGTACCCATCACTTCCGCATTCTGCGCGAGGCCGGGCTGGTTCGGCAGGTCGACCGCGGCAATGCTCGTCTGACCCGGTTGCGGCGCGCGGAGTTGGACCGCCGCTTCCCCGGCCTGCTCCGGCTCGTCGTGGACAACGCTCCGCCCGCGTAG
- a CDS encoding MFS transporter, with translation MDAGSVRGRSWGLAGLCIGAMLIVLDANVLSVAVPTIRTALGGSADTALWVVDAYTVVLAALLLSAGSLSDRYGSRRIFVWGLSIFGVASVLCSVSMTAGELVAARALQGLGATLLAPGSLSLIRHMYRTPEERARTVGLWAGVSGVGFASGPVLGGLLVDSLGWRSIFLLNVPVVAVAVVLVVRYVPETPRQPRPFDLSGQILAVVGLTCLVVGLIESNRYGWGSPVIVATLIGGILLLALFTVAQFTRERSDRPVLLPLSVLHPHPARAGVIAGFVYNFGLYGMIYVYSFDLQQLRGYSAAATGLAFLPLTLAGALTSAFVAGRSTARFGARPVLGAGMLLSAIGAVLLMFAANHAPYLLVAVGFVFFSLGTGLSAPAMTTTVLNHVSAEHSGLASGLLNAARQIGGAVGVALLGALTAGHLSTRTPAAMAVVAAAFLLVTVTTTRMIPAREPTASAPIPLSGNRSR, from the coding sequence GTGGATGCGGGATCCGTGCGCGGCCGGTCCTGGGGACTGGCCGGGCTGTGTATCGGAGCGATGCTCATCGTCCTGGACGCCAATGTGCTGAGTGTGGCGGTGCCGACCATCCGCACCGCACTCGGCGGCAGCGCCGACACCGCGCTCTGGGTGGTCGACGCCTACACCGTGGTGCTGGCGGCACTGCTGCTGTCGGCGGGAAGCCTGAGCGATCGGTACGGCAGCCGCAGGATTTTCGTGTGGGGGTTGTCCATCTTCGGCGTCGCGTCGGTCCTGTGCAGCGTCTCGATGACCGCGGGTGAGCTGGTCGCCGCTCGCGCGCTCCAGGGCCTGGGGGCGACACTCCTTGCGCCGGGCTCGCTTTCGCTCATCCGGCACATGTACCGCACACCCGAGGAGCGGGCGCGCACGGTGGGCCTGTGGGCGGGCGTCTCCGGCGTGGGGTTCGCCTCGGGCCCGGTTCTCGGTGGGCTGCTGGTGGATTCGCTCGGCTGGCGCAGCATCTTCCTGTTGAACGTGCCGGTGGTAGCGGTGGCCGTCGTGCTGGTGGTCCGCTATGTCCCGGAGACGCCCCGGCAGCCGCGGCCGTTCGACCTGTCCGGGCAGATCCTGGCAGTCGTCGGATTGACCTGTCTGGTCGTGGGATTGATCGAGAGCAACCGATACGGCTGGGGCTCTCCGGTGATCGTGGCGACGTTGATCGGCGGGATCCTGCTGCTGGCGCTCTTCACCGTCGCCCAGTTCACCCGGGAGCGAAGTGACCGGCCGGTCCTGCTGCCGCTGTCGGTCCTGCATCCGCACCCCGCGCGGGCCGGTGTGATCGCGGGCTTCGTCTACAACTTCGGCCTGTACGGCATGATCTACGTCTACTCCTTCGACCTTCAGCAACTGCGCGGATACAGCGCGGCGGCAACGGGTCTCGCATTTCTGCCCCTCACCCTTGCCGGAGCCCTGACCTCCGCCTTCGTGGCCGGGCGAAGCACCGCGCGCTTCGGTGCCCGACCCGTCCTGGGCGCCGGAATGCTGCTGTCGGCCATCGGCGCGGTGCTGCTGATGTTCGCCGCGAACCATGCCCCCTACCTACTGGTGGCGGTCGGTTTCGTCTTCTTCTCCCTCGGAACGGGCCTGTCCGCACCGGCAATGACGACCACGGTCCTCAACCACGTCTCGGCCGAACATTCCGGCCTGGCCTCCGGCCTGCTCAACGCGGCGCGCCAGATCGGCGGCGCGGTCGGCGTCGCCCTACTCGGCGCCCTGACCGCAGGCCACCTGTCCACCCGCACCCCCGCCGCAATGGCCGTTGTCGCGGCGGCCTTCCTCCTGGTCACCGTGACCACCACCCGGATGATCCCGGCCCGCGAACCCACCGCCTCGGCCCCGATCCCGCTGTCCGGCAACCGATCCCGCTAA
- a CDS encoding cupin domain-containing protein has product MRTELDTTLAEDGPRKGVVHVPAGAGPSICVAGDTYTVKASTEMTGGALAFLEASVPPGAGPAPHIHTLEDEAYYLLHGELEILDTDRTFVAKPGDFVFIPKGTTHRFKNRGTQTAKMIFLFTPAGFDRFFMEIGKTPQPGAPAPEWTEEDYRRVAEVGRRYGRLPGETAGADDPAQA; this is encoded by the coding sequence ATGCGTACCGAGCTCGACACCACACTCGCCGAGGACGGCCCACGGAAGGGAGTCGTCCACGTTCCGGCCGGTGCCGGTCCGTCGATCTGCGTCGCGGGCGACACCTACACCGTGAAGGCTTCGACCGAGATGACCGGCGGCGCCCTCGCCTTCCTCGAGGCGTCGGTGCCTCCGGGCGCCGGTCCGGCGCCGCACATCCACACCCTGGAGGACGAGGCGTACTACCTGCTGCACGGGGAGCTCGAAATCCTCGACACCGACCGGACATTCGTCGCCAAGCCCGGCGACTTCGTCTTCATCCCGAAGGGAACCACACACCGCTTCAAGAACCGCGGCACCCAGACCGCGAAGATGATCTTCCTCTTCACCCCTGCGGGCTTCGACCGGTTCTTCATGGAGATCGGCAAGACGCCCCAGCCCGGTGCCCCCGCCCCGGAATGGACCGAGGAGGACTACCGGCGGGTCGCCGAGGTGGGGCGGCGCTACGGTCGGCTACCCGGCGAGACCGCCGGTGCCGATGACCCCGCACAGGCGTGA
- a CDS encoding SDR family oxidoreductase — MADSGAKVALVTGGSRGIGAAIATRLAADGADVAITYVRDEESARTVVRRIERSGRRGTAIRADAADAEAVVAAVNRTVTELGRLDILVNNAGIWDGGVFEDLTLAQFDGIIAVNVRSVFAATQAAARHMGDGGRIITIGSCQGDRVSAARQILYATSKSALHGLTKGVARHLGERGITVNLIAPGPITTDMTPSDPQVVADLKNGTVVGRFGTTEEIAALASYLASPAAGFTTGAIFAVDGGTNI, encoded by the coding sequence ATGGCCGACTCCGGTGCCAAGGTCGCGCTGGTCACCGGCGGGAGCCGGGGGATCGGTGCCGCCATTGCGACTCGCCTCGCCGCCGACGGCGCGGATGTGGCGATTACCTATGTGCGAGACGAGGAATCGGCGCGCACCGTTGTCCGGCGGATCGAGCGGTCCGGGCGGCGTGGCACGGCGATCCGGGCCGACGCCGCCGATGCCGAGGCGGTGGTCGCAGCGGTGAACCGGACCGTCACCGAGCTCGGGCGGCTCGATATTCTCGTCAACAATGCCGGGATCTGGGACGGCGGCGTGTTCGAGGACCTGACCCTGGCGCAGTTCGACGGGATCATCGCGGTCAATGTGCGCTCGGTCTTCGCCGCCACGCAGGCAGCCGCCCGGCACATGGGTGACGGCGGGCGCATCATCACCATCGGTAGCTGCCAAGGGGATCGGGTCTCCGCGGCTCGGCAGATCCTCTACGCCACGAGCAAGTCGGCGCTGCACGGGCTCACCAAAGGCGTTGCCCGCCACCTCGGGGAGCGCGGCATTACCGTCAATCTCATTGCGCCGGGCCCGATCACGACCGACATGACTCCCTCCGATCCGCAGGTCGTCGCGGACCTGAAGAACGGGACCGTGGTCGGTCGGTTCGGGACCACCGAGGAGATCGCGGCGCTGGCCTCCTATCTGGCGAGTCCCGCCGCGGGGTTCACCACGGGCGCCATCTTCGCGGTCGACGGCGGCACCAATATCTGA
- a CDS encoding TetR/AcrR family transcriptional regulator C-terminal domain-containing protein, whose product MQEHAEAVAYRADFGDVVVGVLGDYSVTSRTLHTVERGLAVLCAEGFDLDRALDALNALTMFVVAHAAWEARGASRVGVDGPGSAEYLKSLDPEEFPLITAAARASSGTDDHDRFGFAVRAMIHGFAATAVRPDPVTPAP is encoded by the coding sequence TTGCAGGAACATGCCGAGGCGGTCGCTTACCGCGCGGATTTCGGTGATGTGGTTGTCGGTGTGCTCGGTGATTACTCCGTCACATCCCGGACCCTGCACACGGTCGAGCGCGGGCTGGCGGTGCTGTGCGCGGAGGGATTCGATCTGGATCGAGCGCTGGATGCGTTGAATGCGCTGACGATGTTCGTCGTAGCCCACGCCGCCTGGGAGGCACGCGGCGCATCCCGGGTCGGCGTCGATGGGCCGGGATCGGCGGAGTATCTGAAAAGTCTTGATCCGGAAGAGTTTCCGCTGATCACCGCGGCGGCGCGGGCATCGTCCGGCACCGACGACCACGACCGTTTCGGCTTCGCCGTCCGCGCGATGATCCACGGATTCGCCGCGACAGCGGTCCGTCCCGACCCTGTCACCCCCGCCCCGTAG